A stretch of the Sphingosinithalassobacter tenebrarum genome encodes the following:
- a CDS encoding SDR family NAD(P)-dependent oxidoreductase has translation MNLQGVGAVVTGGASGLGNATAKMLASHGAKVAIFDLNEEVGVKAAEEIGGKFFKVNVADEDSANAGFAAAEEAHGVARVLVNCAGIAPAIRIVNKEGVPHSLDAYRKAVEVNLIGTFNMISKFAARLIAAKIEGEEAGVIVNTASVAAYDGQIGQAAYASSKGGVVGLTLPAARDLAQHKIRVMTIAPGIFLTPMLMGLPQAAQDSLGTQVPHPSRLGKPEEYARLAESIIENPMLNGEVIRLDGAIRMAPR, from the coding sequence ATGAATTTGCAGGGAGTGGGCGCCGTCGTCACGGGCGGTGCGTCGGGTCTGGGGAATGCCACCGCGAAGATGCTCGCGTCGCACGGCGCGAAGGTCGCGATTTTCGACCTTAACGAGGAAGTCGGTGTCAAGGCGGCCGAGGAAATCGGCGGAAAATTCTTCAAGGTGAACGTCGCCGACGAGGACAGCGCGAACGCCGGTTTCGCCGCCGCCGAGGAAGCGCATGGCGTGGCACGCGTGCTGGTGAACTGCGCGGGCATCGCTCCGGCGATCCGTATCGTCAACAAGGAAGGCGTGCCGCATTCGCTCGACGCCTATCGCAAGGCGGTCGAAGTCAATCTGATCGGCACCTTCAACATGATCTCGAAATTCGCGGCGCGGCTGATCGCGGCGAAGATCGAAGGCGAGGAAGCGGGCGTGATCGTCAACACCGCTTCGGTCGCCGCCTATGACGGGCAGATCGGCCAGGCGGCCTATGCCTCGTCCAAGGGTGGTGTCGTCGGCCTGACGCTGCCCGCCGCGCGCGATCTGGCGCAGCACAAGATCCGCGTGATGACGATCGCGCCGGGCATTTTCCTAACGCCGATGCTGATGGGCCTGCCGCAGGCCGCGCAGGATTCGCTCGGCACGCAGGTTCCGCACCCCAGCCGCCTCGGCAAGCCCGAGGAATATGCCAGGCTGGCCGAGAGCATCATCGAGAACCCGATGCTCAACGGCGAAGTGATCCGCCTCGACGGCGCGATCCGCATGGCGCCGCGCTGA
- a CDS encoding acetyl-CoA C-acetyltransferase, which yields MAEAYIVESLRTPGGRARKGGLIDIHPADLGATVLNALVDRTGVDPAAIEDVIGGCVSQAGEQAFAFARNMVLASKLPDSVPAVTIDRQCGSSQQALHFAAQGVMSGTQDVIIACGAESMTRVPMGSNFMLHAQAGVGTGPWPKSIQNRYGVAEFSQFHGAQMIADKYGFTREQMDEFALKSHEKAAAAIDSGAFKEEIVPVETPEGTFDTDDGVRRGGTMEAMSQVKTLEEGGTITAANASQMTDGASGLMVVSEAALKRFNLTPMARVVSMAVTAGDPVVMLEEPIPATRKVLEKAGLKLDDIDLFEVNEAFASIPMAWLQAIGADPAKLNVNGGAIALGHPLGASGTKLMATLLHALKARGGKYGLQTMCEGGGIANATIVELL from the coding sequence ATGGCCGAAGCCTATATCGTCGAATCGCTGCGCACGCCGGGCGGCCGCGCCCGCAAGGGCGGCCTGATCGACATCCACCCCGCCGATCTGGGCGCGACGGTGCTCAACGCGCTGGTCGACCGCACCGGCGTCGATCCCGCCGCGATCGAGGATGTGATCGGCGGCTGCGTCAGCCAGGCGGGCGAGCAGGCGTTCGCCTTTGCGCGCAACATGGTGCTCGCCTCGAAGCTGCCCGACAGCGTTCCGGCGGTGACGATCGACCGCCAGTGCGGCTCCTCGCAACAGGCGCTGCACTTTGCCGCGCAGGGCGTGATGTCGGGCACGCAGGACGTGATCATCGCGTGCGGCGCGGAAAGCATGACGCGCGTGCCGATGGGCTCCAACTTCATGCTGCATGCGCAGGCGGGCGTCGGCACCGGACCCTGGCCGAAGAGCATCCAGAACCGCTACGGCGTCGCCGAATTCAGCCAGTTTCACGGCGCACAGATGATTGCCGACAAATATGGCTTCACGCGCGAGCAGATGGACGAATTCGCGCTCAAGAGCCACGAAAAGGCCGCCGCCGCGATCGACAGCGGCGCGTTCAAGGAAGAGATTGTGCCGGTCGAAACGCCCGAAGGCACGTTCGACACCGATGACGGCGTGCGCCGCGGCGGCACGATGGAAGCGATGTCGCAGGTCAAGACGCTGGAGGAAGGCGGTACGATCACCGCCGCCAATGCCAGCCAGATGACCGACGGCGCGTCGGGTCTGATGGTCGTCAGCGAAGCGGCGCTCAAGCGGTTCAACCTCACGCCGATGGCGCGCGTCGTCAGCATGGCGGTGACGGCGGGCGATCCGGTGGTGATGCTCGAAGAGCCGATCCCGGCGACGCGCAAGGTCCTCGAAAAGGCGGGGCTCAAGCTCGACGATATCGACCTGTTCGAAGTCAACGAAGCCTTTGCCTCGATCCCGATGGCGTGGCTGCAGGCGATCGGCGCCGATCCGGCCAAGCTCAACGTCAATGGCGGCGCGATCGCGCTCGGCCACCCGCTCGGCGCGAGCGGCACCAAGCTGATGGCGACTCTGCTCCATGCGCTCAAGGCGCGCGGCGGCAAATACGGCCTTCAGACCATGTGCGAAGGCGGCGGCATCGCCAACGCCACGATCGTCGAGTTGCTGTAA
- a CDS encoding VOC family protein — MREGYLQHAYVTRDFDATIAELRRVHGIGPFKEMRDLTINVRSGPVTGHFGLAFLNGTQFEVIAPQSGDVDFYLEALADQPLMQFHHHGRYFPDRPGFDAAMARARDRWRIVVEENAFGGTYAYADARAEFGHYLEYYCFDPDSHFEGVPVY, encoded by the coding sequence GTGCGCGAGGGGTATCTGCAACACGCCTATGTCACGCGAGACTTCGACGCGACGATCGCCGAGCTGCGCCGTGTGCACGGCATCGGCCCGTTCAAGGAAATGCGTGACCTGACGATAAACGTCCGCTCGGGGCCGGTGACGGGGCATTTCGGCCTGGCCTTTCTGAACGGCACCCAGTTCGAAGTGATTGCGCCGCAGTCGGGCGATGTCGACTTCTATCTGGAAGCGCTGGCGGACCAGCCATTGATGCAGTTTCACCATCACGGCCGCTATTTCCCCGACCGGCCGGGTTTCGACGCCGCGATGGCGCGGGCGCGCGATCGCTGGCGGATCGTGGTGGAGGAAAACGCGTTCGGCGGCACCTATGCCTATGCCGACGCGCGCGCCGAATTCGGCCATTATCTCGAATATTACTGCTTCGATCCCGACAGCCATTTCGAAGGCGTGCCGGTTTACTGA
- a CDS encoding TonB-dependent receptor gives MMNPNRVAFGGRWLCHTALGALVAGAAFAPGIALAQDSETPVVAEQDMASEIVVTAQRRSESIQDVPISVAAFDQEALATLGIDSTDALQFGTPGITNTQTAGDGISAIYIRGVGTGYSGPGLEGSVAFYLDDIYLQTQTSAAQAAVDVEQIEVLKGPQGTLYGRNATGGAIVVTTRDPRLGVTEGYVSAGYGNLNWTREEAVLNLPVAPTVAIRTVGYFEHRDGYVENVAFPDEEKSGSGAGETWGGRLKMLWEPDTQFRALAMFSYDRRDGNGAIHSLRYNGDGTPTNLGFYETSQSPAREGGGGDDTDALLAALTLEYNADRWTLSNTFAYRRTRAYGCTDNDGLPGENLYFCSVSQRSPNPGDADGKRDDTITNELRFVSDFGGPLDVTVGGFFERNKARFVGRIGGVNWFGSTTPTFDNHDDLTAYSVYGEVYYNLTPALRLTGGVRYTREEKYHSVLNDMDARNMLSGGGALPPAFQDGEVSFDNFSPRAVISYDAGDVNLYASYNRGFKSGGFNSPSLTLDPPLDPETIDAFEIGAKYRSPDGTLRLDTAGYYYDWKDVQVAFITGGGAGILQQNAAGSEIYGAEVNMNWAPVRAIRVNLGLAYTHARFTSFPNAAVYNIVGGALTATAEDLKGFRLPHAPDFTANGSITYNWEAAGGWTGHLTAAARYTTEYDYTAGAGGELRASRQEAFTLVDLTGSALAPDGHLEWGFFVSNLLGKEYYSLVSTGDTGVYMTPAAPRTGGVTVTYHF, from the coding sequence ATGATGAATCCCAATCGGGTCGCGTTCGGGGGCCGCTGGCTATGCCACACCGCGCTCGGCGCACTTGTCGCCGGAGCGGCGTTCGCGCCCGGCATCGCGCTGGCGCAGGACAGCGAGACGCCGGTCGTGGCGGAACAGGACATGGCGTCCGAAATCGTGGTGACGGCGCAGCGCCGGTCGGAATCGATTCAGGACGTGCCGATCTCGGTCGCGGCCTTCGATCAGGAGGCGCTTGCGACGCTCGGTATCGATTCGACCGACGCGCTTCAGTTCGGCACGCCGGGCATCACCAATACGCAGACGGCGGGCGACGGCATTTCCGCCATCTATATTCGCGGCGTCGGCACCGGCTATTCGGGTCCGGGTCTTGAAGGCTCGGTCGCCTTCTATCTCGACGACATCTATCTGCAGACCCAGACTTCGGCGGCACAGGCGGCGGTCGACGTCGAGCAGATCGAAGTTCTCAAGGGGCCGCAGGGTACGCTTTACGGGCGTAACGCAACCGGCGGCGCGATCGTCGTCACGACCCGCGATCCGCGCCTGGGCGTTACCGAAGGCTATGTCAGCGCGGGATACGGCAATCTCAACTGGACCCGCGAGGAAGCGGTCCTCAACCTGCCGGTCGCACCGACAGTGGCGATCCGCACCGTCGGCTATTTCGAGCATCGCGACGGCTATGTCGAAAATGTCGCATTCCCCGACGAGGAAAAGAGCGGCAGCGGTGCCGGTGAAACCTGGGGCGGGCGACTGAAGATGCTGTGGGAGCCCGACACGCAGTTTCGCGCGCTCGCCATGTTCTCCTATGACCGGCGCGACGGCAACGGCGCGATCCACAGCCTGCGCTACAATGGCGACGGAACGCCGACCAATCTGGGTTTTTACGAGACCAGCCAGTCGCCTGCGCGCGAAGGCGGCGGCGGCGACGATACCGACGCGCTGCTCGCCGCGCTGACGCTGGAATACAATGCCGACCGCTGGACGCTCAGCAACACCTTCGCCTATCGCCGCACGCGCGCCTATGGCTGCACCGACAATGACGGCCTGCCGGGCGAGAACCTCTATTTCTGCTCGGTGTCGCAGCGCAGCCCCAATCCCGGCGACGCCGACGGCAAGCGCGACGATACGATCACCAACGAACTGCGCTTCGTTTCGGATTTCGGCGGGCCGCTGGACGTGACGGTGGGCGGTTTCTTCGAGCGGAACAAGGCGCGCTTCGTCGGCCGCATCGGCGGCGTCAACTGGTTCGGCAGCACCACGCCGACCTTCGACAATCACGACGATCTGACGGCCTATTCGGTCTATGGCGAAGTCTATTACAACCTGACTCCGGCCCTGCGGCTGACCGGCGGCGTGCGCTACACGCGCGAAGAGAAATATCACTCGGTGCTGAACGATATGGACGCGCGCAATATGCTGAGCGGTGGCGGCGCGCTGCCGCCGGCATTCCAGGACGGGGAAGTCTCGTTCGACAATTTCTCGCCGCGCGCGGTCATTTCCTACGATGCGGGCGATGTGAACCTCTATGCGAGCTACAATCGCGGCTTCAAGAGCGGCGGTTTCAACAGCCCGTCGCTGACGCTCGATCCGCCGCTCGATCCCGAAACGATCGACGCGTTCGAAATCGGCGCCAAATATCGATCGCCCGACGGTACGCTGCGGCTCGATACCGCCGGCTATTATTATGACTGGAAGGATGTGCAGGTCGCCTTCATCACCGGCGGCGGTGCGGGCATTCTTCAGCAGAATGCGGCGGGGTCGGAAATCTACGGCGCCGAAGTCAACATGAACTGGGCACCGGTCCGGGCGATCCGGGTAAATCTCGGCCTCGCCTATACCCATGCACGCTTCACCAGCTTCCCCAATGCGGCGGTCTACAACATCGTCGGTGGCGCGCTGACGGCGACGGCGGAGGACCTCAAGGGCTTTCGCCTGCCGCATGCGCCCGATTTCACCGCGAACGGCAGCATAACCTATAATTGGGAAGCTGCCGGCGGCTGGACGGGTCATCTGACTGCCGCGGCGCGCTACACCACCGAATATGACTATACCGCCGGGGCAGGGGGCGAATTGCGCGCGAGCCGGCAGGAGGCGTTCACGCTGGTCGACCTCACCGGATCGGCGCTGGCGCCCGACGGCCATCTCGAATGGGGCTTTTTCGTCTCCAACCTGCTCGGGAAGGAGTATTATTCGCTGGTCTCCACGGGCGACACTGGCGTTTACATGACTCCCGCCGCGCCGCGCACGGGCGGCGTCACGGTCACCTATCACTTCTGA
- a CDS encoding aldo/keto reductase, producing the protein MDVSSTRPLGRSGLKVTIASLGGGGLGNFFRVIDDASAASVVDAAWGAGIRYYDTAPFYGRGRSERRLGAWLDHKSRDSFVLSTKVGRLMAPARGDLEEDGIFLDPSPFNSIYDYSYDGVMRSHEASLQRLGLDRIDILLVHDIGEMMHGDDAPGHLHALKTGGMKALEELRSAGAIAGYGLGVNEVAACLDCLDYGDPTAFLLAGRLTLLEQNGVKPLLAKCLERQVSLIVGGVFNSGILATGAVPGARYNYAEADEAALAQVRKLETVCAAHDVPLSHAALQFPLTHPAVASVLIGAGTVSSVDRSIAGLSTAIPDALWRDLADQGLVDAELAAAAAQHPG; encoded by the coding sequence TTGGACGTATCCTCGACAAGGCCGCTCGGTCGCAGCGGTCTGAAGGTAACCATCGCCAGTCTTGGCGGCGGCGGGCTTGGCAATTTCTTTCGCGTCATCGATGACGCGTCGGCTGCGTCGGTGGTCGATGCCGCCTGGGGCGCGGGCATCCGCTACTACGACACCGCACCATTTTACGGGCGCGGGCGTAGCGAGCGGCGGCTCGGCGCCTGGCTCGACCATAAGTCGCGCGATTCTTTCGTGCTGTCGACCAAGGTCGGCCGGCTGATGGCGCCGGCGCGCGGCGATCTGGAGGAAGACGGCATCTTCCTCGATCCCTCGCCGTTCAATTCGATCTACGATTACAGCTATGACGGCGTGATGCGCTCGCACGAAGCGAGCCTGCAGCGACTGGGGCTCGATCGCATCGATATCCTGCTGGTCCACGACATCGGCGAGATGATGCATGGCGATGATGCGCCGGGCCATCTGCATGCGCTCAAGACCGGCGGGATGAAGGCGCTCGAGGAATTGCGGAGCGCGGGCGCCATCGCCGGCTATGGCCTTGGGGTCAACGAAGTCGCCGCGTGCCTCGATTGCCTCGATTATGGCGATCCGACGGCGTTCCTGCTCGCCGGACGGCTGACGCTGCTCGAACAGAATGGCGTCAAGCCGCTGCTCGCCAAATGCCTCGAACGGCAGGTGTCGTTGATCGTCGGCGGCGTGTTCAATTCGGGCATTCTCGCCACCGGCGCAGTGCCGGGCGCGCGATATAACTATGCCGAGGCAGACGAGGCGGCGCTGGCGCAGGTGCGCAAGCTCGAAACGGTATGCGCTGCGCATGACGTGCCGCTGAGCCATGCAGCGCTGCAGTTTCCGCTGACACACCCCGCGGTTGCCAGCGTGCTGATCGGCGCGGGGACGGTTTCGAGCGTCGATCGCAGCATCGCCGGACTGTCGACGGCGATCCCGGATGCGCTGTGGCGCGACCTTGCCGATCAGGGGCTGGTCGACGCCGAACTGGCCGCCGCCGCCGCGCAGCATCCCGGCTGA
- a CDS encoding enoyl-CoA hydratase/isomerase family protein: MTDSILLERDNGVARITLNRPDVGNALDIPMSRALMEAAIEVDEDDSVRCVLITGAGKLFCAGGDVAAFSGAGEKLPAFLKEITAYVHAAVTRFARMDKPVVTAVNGSVAGAGIGLAILGDIALADPRASYMLAYTAIGLSPDGGTTWMLPRLIGLRRAQELCLRNRRIGAAEAAEIGLATRMVDEGALMDEANALAAELAASATPALGVTRKLLLDSTSNSLEAQLEAESRGISGLARTPQGKEGVASFVEKRKPDFTKGH, encoded by the coding sequence ATGACCGACTCCATTCTCCTCGAGCGTGATAACGGCGTCGCCCGCATCACGCTCAACCGCCCCGATGTCGGCAATGCGCTCGACATTCCGATGAGCCGCGCGCTGATGGAAGCCGCGATCGAAGTCGATGAAGACGACAGCGTTCGCTGCGTCCTCATTACCGGCGCGGGCAAGCTGTTCTGCGCCGGCGGCGACGTCGCGGCCTTTTCGGGGGCGGGGGAGAAGCTGCCGGCATTCCTCAAGGAAATCACGGCCTATGTGCATGCGGCGGTTACGCGCTTCGCCCGCATGGACAAGCCGGTGGTGACGGCCGTCAACGGATCGGTGGCGGGGGCCGGGATCGGGCTCGCCATTCTCGGCGACATCGCGCTCGCCGATCCGCGTGCGAGCTACATGCTTGCCTATACCGCCATCGGCCTTTCGCCCGATGGCGGGACGACCTGGATGTTGCCGCGCCTGATCGGGTTGCGGCGTGCGCAGGAGCTTTGCCTGCGCAATCGCCGGATCGGTGCCGCCGAGGCCGCCGAGATCGGGCTGGCAACACGCATGGTCGACGAAGGCGCGCTGATGGACGAGGCAAACGCGCTCGCCGCCGAACTCGCCGCATCGGCGACGCCTGCCTTGGGTGTCACCCGCAAGCTGCTGCTCGACAGCACCAGCAATTCGCTCGAAGCGCAGCTCGAAGCCGAAAGCCGTGGTATATCCGGCCTCGCGCGCACGCCGCAGGGCAAGGAAGGCGTCGCGTCGTTCGTCGAGAAGCGCAAACCCGATTTCACCAAAGGACACTGA